ACGCGGTGATGTTTGCCCCGGGCAATGCTGTTCTACAACCCTCCGAAATTCTTCATAAAAAGTCTCTGCTCGTCGAAAGAGGAAGTTTCCGCCCGGTCACCAAGGTCAATATTGATATGCTGGAGAAAGCGGGAGCACAGTTCCTGCAACAACCGAAGGTTCAGGACTCCAAAGTAGAAGTCGCGATGGAAATCACCATGGGAAACCTTCGGGCCGGCGGTCACATCGACTACGAGGATTTTCTCCACCGGACAGACATCATTACGAGCCTCGGGTTTTCTGTGATCGTCTCGAACTATTTCGAGTTTTTCCGCTTGGCAGCCTACTTTAGGCGCTACACCGAGAACCCGATTGGAATTGTCCTCGGAATCAACACGTTGGTGCAAATTCTCGATGAGCAATACTATGACAATTTGGAAGGAGGCATTCTCGAAGCGTTTGGAAGACTGTTTAAAGAAGACGTGAAACTTTTCATCTATCCAATGAATGGTTCCGGCTTCAAAGCCTACAAACACCAACTGGATGCTGATTCGATGGAAGAGGAGGTGAATCCACTGGCAAAAGAAGTTCTTATTACCGCTGAGAACCTAAGAATAGCCGACAACCTTACTGGTCTCTACAGCTACCTTTTGGAGAATGACTTTATCGAGCCGATCCGGAGCCACGCTGTGGAAAACATGAACATTCTCTCCCGGTTCGTGATCGAGAAGATTCAAAAGGGAGACGAGACCTGGAAAGACCTCGTCCCCGAACCTGTCGCTACCTACATCGACGAACACGGTCTTTGGCAACCGGAGGAGTCTAAAACAGCGTGAGTGCGGAAGACACTCTCCTACAGTCTGGGATTCAACTCCCACCCGCCCCAAAACCCGTTGGATCCTACGTGCCAGTCGTTCAGACGGGAGACCTTCTCTTTCTTTCCGGTGCTCTGCCGCTTTGTGCAGAAGGACTAACCCACGTAGGTAAAGTGGGTAGGGATTTTTCCATAAGTGAGGCAGCACAAGCCGCCAGACAATGTGCGATGAATCTGGTGGCCTTGCTACGGGGCCATTTGGGTTCTCTCGACAAAGTGGATCGCGCAGTCTCGCTCACAGGTTTTGTGAATGGAGTGGATGACTTCTCCGATGCAGCCGCTGTAATGAATGGAGCCTCGGATTTTATTCTAGAGATCTTCGGGTCTGCCGGTTTGCACACTCGGGCAGCTGTGTCAGTAAACGGTCTCCCGAAAGGGGCCGCTGTCGAGGTGACTGGAGTTTTTCAGACTTCAAGCTAGAGCAACTGTGTCTCAAACCAAGGCCTGGGTAGACTCCATTACCGGTCCACTCCAAGAGCGCTTAGCATTGCAGCAAACTTAATCTCGGTCTCTCGCAACTCTTTCTGAGGCGAAGACCCCTCGACAATTCCAGCACCCGCAAAAAGCCGGGCCGAATCGCCCTCCATTCGAGCCGTTCTAAGCGCAACAACAGATTCACCGGAATCCGAAGGCTTTTCCCAACCAAGACAGCCCGAGTAGAGACCCCGCGAGAAACTCTCAAGTTCTTCGATCAATCGCCCAGCCTCTTGATGAGGAACCCCGTTGACCGCGGGAGTTGGGTGAAGCGCTCCGATCAGGTCAATCAGCGAAAGCCCTTCTGGATTCTGACCGGAAATCGGCGTTCGAAGATGCTGAACGTTCGGCAGCCGAAGAAGCTGAGGGTTTCTCGCTGCCTCCGGACATAGACCAAGACCCTCCAAGGAACGACTAATCTCTTCGACGACGAAACGATGTTCCCGCAAGTCCTTCTCGCTGAGGAGCAGATTCTCTCCCAGTTCAGAATCCTCGGAAAGGCTACTGCCGCGCGCAACGGAGCCAGCAATTGCCTCCGTATCGAAACGTCCGTTCCGCAGGCGGACCAATCGTTCTGGAGTGGCACCGATCCAGCTCGCTCCACTCCCCCGAGAATACGAGAAGGCAAAACAATTCGGATAGCTTTCCCTCAACAAACGAAGTGTCTCCAGGGGTCGGAAATCGTCCTCTGCTTCGAGATCCAACCACCGCGATAAAACCACCTTCTCCAAAGTGGTATTCTGAATTGTGGACAATGCCTGCTCCACTCGTTCACGAAATCTTTCCGTAGCTTCAGCTCTGACATGGCGAACGGAGACAAGGGAGCCTGCGCCTACACCACGATACGAACTCTCCGTGACTGATTTGTGTGCCCGCAGGATCCTTTGCGCCTCTGGGAGAAGGTCTGCACTTTCCTCCACAAGCACATTCGCCACGGCAATACATTCACGATCTGTCCTGCAAACCTGCCAGCGTGGAATAAACACCGTCGCTGCAGGAGAGTTCATTTCATTGAACGCAAACGCGTGAAAAAACAACGGACCTGAAAACCAACCATCAAGATCTCCAGTCTTCACTATATGTTCCGACCACCTCTTTACGAATGCACTCGCCTCGTCAAAACGATCGGGTCCGGACGAATCCAAACGAACCACAGACTCGGCTCCAGAGACAGAGGTAGATCCACGCTCCAAGTAGAGGTGTGGCTCATTCGACTCCTGAATCGCTTGCAATACCGCGAGAGGATCCTGGTCACTCACCCGCAATGAAATACTAGCGATCGCCGGATGACCCGACGTCAGGGCACTCTCGCGAACGTATTCAAGAAACCGCAACAAACCCTCAAGGTCGCGATTTCCAAACTTGTCTGCCGGGACTTCTTTCATTCCCAAAAGAACTTAGCGACCAAGGTTACCATCACGAATTGAAAACAACAATTTACCTTCAACGCGAGATTCATAGACCAACCTCACGTAGGTGCAATTAGAGCCACGGGGTAATGTGGAAACTACACCACTCCAACGGGGCGGACAAAAGTCCGAGCTCCTCAAGACCACCATTATGGAGCGTGGACTTCAGTCCGCATCGGTGCCATTAGCCCGATACCCCGCACTTTTAATCACAACCACCTCATGTTTGAGCGGGATTCCAAGATTGCCAACACTCGGAGACCGCGACACTTTTGGAGTTTTTCTCTTATCAAAAATCCAATGAGGCACTTTCTCAAAGAGACCGACTTCAGCCCAGCGGAAATTCCAATGGTTTTCTCAATGGCTGCCGAGTTCAAGCGCTTGCGGGACGGGTCGTATCCGAGAGTGCTGGAAGGGCAAAGCTGGGGGATGATTTTTTACAAGAACAGCACACGGACCCGGATTTCATTTGAAGTAGGCCTCCACGAACTGGGAGCCCACCCTGTCCGGCTTGATGCGAGCAACACCCAGATTAACCGCGGCGAGAGTATTGCCGATTCGGCTCGGGTAATGGGCCGCTATCTTCATGGCTTGGTCATACGAACTTTTGGCCAGGAAATTGTCGAAGAATTCGCTGAGCAGGCTGGCATTCCAGTCGTCAATGCGCTTACTGACTACCTACACCCCTGCCAGATCTACTCCGACGTGTTCACTCTGGCTGAAAAATGGGGAGGTGACGGAGCCAACCTCGATTCCGTGGCAGGCAAAAAAGTCGCTTTTTTCGGCGACTGTAATTCCAATATGGCGAATTCCTGGCTGTTGGCTGGTGAACTGTTCGGACTCGAAGTGGTTCTTAGCGGACCCGCCGGATTCGGTCCTGGTGAACGAATTCAAAAAGACTTGGAAAAGCTTTCCCCCGGAAAAAAGCCCTCTTTCGTTCAGGATCCTTTCGAAGCGGTAGCCGGAGCAGATGCCATCTATACCGATGTTTGGGTGAGCATGGGAGATGAGGCGGAAGAGAGCTCGAGACTTGCGGCGATGCAACCCTTCTCGGTCACACTGGATCTACTTTCATCTGCAAAACCCGCAGCTCTTTTCCTCCACTGCATGCCTGCCCACCCAGGACAGGAAGTATCTCAGGAGGTCCTTGATAGTGAAAACGCAGTCCTCTTTGACCAAGCGGAAAACCGGCTTCACGTCCAGAAAGCCATCCTAGCACAGGTCGGAGACCCAGAAAATCGACCCTCGTGACCACCCGCAAGAGAACACCAGCCGTCCTTCCGGAAGGCGTTAAGAGTCCTTATCACGGCGACCGGCCATTCTTTAACCGGGAACTCAGCTGGCTTGCCTTCAATCAGCGGGTTTTGGAGCAAGCCACCAACCCAGAATACCCTCTTCTCGAACGAGTCCGTTTTATTGCTTTCGTCAGCTCGAACCTCGATGAGTTCTTTGAAATTCGGGTGGCGGGTCTTATGCAGAAAGTCGATTCCGGAATTACCCGGACCGGACTGGACGGTCTCCAACCCAAAGAGCAACTCCAGAGAATTCGTCGCCTCTCATCCCGACTCGTTCGCGACCAGTATGCTTGCTGGAACCAGCAATTGGTTCCTGATCTTCGCGAGGAGAATATCGTTTTCAAAAAGGTGAAGGAATTGAACCGTGGTGAAAACGCTTGGATCAAACGTTACTTCGAAGAGAGCGTTTTCCCGGTTCTCACGCCGCTAGGCGTCGACCCCGGTCATCCGTTTCCGCAGATTAGCAACAAATCCCTGAACATCCTTGTCTGTATCCGAAGTCAAGAAGCCGAAGCCGAGGAGTTACTCGCCATCCTTCCCGTGCCGTTGATCCTTCCCCGGATTGTTGCCATTCCCAATAAAAGGACCCGATCACAGACCTACGTGTTTCTCAGTGACGTAATTGGCCGATTTGCCAGCACGCTTTTTCCCGGCTTCGAAACCCTTTCAACTCACGCTTTTCGAATCACGCGAAACAGCGACCTCTACATTGATGAGGAAGAAGTCGATAACCTCCTTCAGACGATCGAAGAAGAGCTTCATAAGCTCAAAAAAGGTGCGTCCGTCCGCATCGAGATTTCAGATACCGTTCCCGACACCGCCCTCGATCGACTCCTTGATTCAATCAATCTCGGGCACGAGAGTGTTTTTCGTATCGATGGTCCAATCAACCTCCTCCGGGTAATGGAGTTTTACGATATGGTAGACCGACCGGATCTGAAGTTCCCTCCCTTCCTTCCGTCAACTCCGCCTGCCCTTGCGGATGCGGGAAACATATTTGAAGCCGTTTCCCGAGAAGACTTTCTCCTCCATCATCCGTTTGAATCGTTTCATCCCGTAATTGAATTTCTGAGACAAGCTGGCGACGACCCAAAGGTCTATGCGATCAAGCTGACCCTTTACCGAACAAGTGGAGATTCTCCGATCATCAATGCCCTGATTGAGGCTTCCAACAAAGGCAAACAGGTCACCGCACTAATCGAACTGAAAGCCCGTTTCGACGAAGCCAACAATATCCAATGGGCCCGCCGGCTTGAGGAGGCGGGAGTGCACGTCGTCTACGGACTCGTCGGCTTGAAGACTCACTGCAAATGCTGTCTTGTCATTCGAAGAGAGCCCGACAACACGTTGAAAAGATTCGTCCACTTGGGGACCGGGAACTATAACCCGAAAACCGCCCGCCTCTACACGGACTACTCCTTTTTTACCGCGAAGGACTCGATTACCGAGGAGGTTGCCGATCTGTTTAACTCCCTTACCGGATTCGCTAAATCGCCCACCTTCAAACAGCTACTGGTCGCCCCCTTCAATCTCCACGCTTCCGTTCTACGCTTCATCAGACAGGAAACTAATAATGCAAAAGCGGGAAAGGCCGCCCGGATTATTGTTAAGGTGAACAGCCTCATTGATCAGGACACGATCGAGGCTCTTTACGAAGCGTCCGCGGCTGGTGTGCAGGTCGACCTGATCGTCCGGGGCATCTGCGGACTAATCCCGGGGGTGAAAGGTCTCAGCGAAAACATACGGGTTCGTTCGATTCTAGGACGTTACCTCGAGCATTCCCGGGTCTACTACTTCCAAAATTCCGGCCGAAAGGCTCGTATCTACATTGGAAGCGCTGACTGGATGCCACGCAACTTCATCCGCCGGGTCGAAGCGGTTTTCCCCGTTGATCGAGCAGACCACCGCAAACAAATCCTGGATACTTTGAAAACCCACCTCCGTGATACTTCTCAAGCGAAGCAATTGAGGCCCAGCGGGACCTACGCTAAACTTCCAGCCTCCCGCAAATCACCGCCCTTCTCGGCTCAGAATCACTTTATCGAACAAGCGCTCTTGCGTCACCAGCAAGTCGCCGAAGAGGAACGACCCATTCCTCCACCCCAAACGACTCGACCCAATCCTTTGGCCTCGGAGACGGTTCCGAAGGCATAGTGCGTGAATTCGGTATAAGACTCTTCAGTTGAATGCCATTAATGCGAAGCGGTATGCTCACGCGTTCTTCTTCCTTTCATGCTGCTCATCCACCCTCCTGCGGCGAGAAGGCAAAACCCCAGGATGACGAACCACCAATTCCCGACCGACTCCGAAGTTCTCCAAAGTCTCTCGAGGATTGGAAGACAAAGAATAACGACGGGGGAGAGTCTTCGAAACCGCCACCAAAACGCTGTAGCAGAAAGGAGAAGGATGGCGACAACGAACCAGTCCGACGGTCTTAGAGATGACTCCAAACTAAAGAATCCGGCAGCGCCCAAAATACCCGCAGAAATGACTGAGAGAGGAAATAAATTGTCCTTTCGAAAGCACAAAGAAACGGCTGAGAAACCCAGACCTAGAATCCAGGCAAGACCCGCTTCAAAACTAATCCCAAGAGTCTGAAAAAAGTCTCTCTGCTGACAAAATTCAGCTAAACGAATCGAGCCGATGATCACAGCGAGCAGAGAAAGTGGATACTTGTTAAGGAAGATCCCAGCCCCAAAGAGGAAAAACACCAAAGTAGCCACGAACGCTTCCCAATTCAGCGATTCAGGAGAGTTCGGGACATATCCAGCGATAAGAACCGCGCAGATCAGGTATGCACTGGATATCCATATAGAACTAGGTCTCCTTCGACGAATTCCAAACCAAATGGCCCCCGCTGCGCCTAGAAACAGCGTGCTCAGCGGATGTCCCAAAACCTCCACACTGAGCGTCAGGGGAGAGCTGAAATATCCATCTATCGCACCAACAAGAACCGCAAGTAGAGGGATACCGGTAATGACGGCTCCAATGTCGGTGAATCTACTATTCGATTGGTCAAGCACCTCTACCAACATCAAAACGCATAGCGTCCCAATTAGAAAAAAATCACCGGGCGAGGTCGGAACGTGGAAGATATACCCTACTGCATAAAGATGAACTCCGAGACCAACAAACAGGAGGAGGCACACCAAGTGAAACATCGGACTCCGCTGAAGAAAGGGAACGTCTTCGCGATGAGTGAAACCAACCTTTCGTCCCATCTGACCGTAGACGATCAATCCACAAATCGTAACGAAGAGAACGTTAGTGAACCACCAACCCCTGGTCTCGAAATCGGGAGCAAAATCACGCAGTGAGAGTTTGATCAGAATGACTCCAATGAGAAAATTCCACAAAATCACGAGAACGAGGCAGCCGTAAGACAATCCATTCATCGGTATGCCAACCCATCGCCTCAGCGATTCAATTTTTCCGATGCCTACCAAGGCGCCAAGGATTCCGATGGCTAGCGCAACATTCGGTCCATTGTAGGCTATCGTTACCAATGCGATCGCACTTCCAACCAAGAAAGGTGGGATCAGCACCACCAGTGTGATCGCATCGTCCATCACCCGGTAGGCGGTGACAATGAAGAGTAGCGTCCCCAGAACAGCCAACTCGTAAAGATTCAAAGCACCTACAGAAAAGAATGCTGAAAGAGGATCCGTCGATTGTAGCAACTGCGGACCCAATATCATCAGGATGCCGTAAATGACCGAGAGAGCGCTCAAGCAGTAAAATACTGTGCCTCCTGAAACCCTCAGAAAGTGCCCGAAGCCGCCTCTTTCGGGCTCACGGCTTTTCTCTTCGCTGGGGCTCCTCGTTCCCCTTGTTTCCATGGAGAGAAGAATACATCCACAACCACCCAGTTTCCACTAAAATCGTCGTGTCGGGCGTAGAATTCGCCCTCTGGCGGCATTTTTGCCTTCCAGGCAAGAATTCAGCCAAATTTCCATTTGACAAAAACAGACAGACTTGTCTGTTTTTGTCTTCATGAAGAAAATCCGCGACAAAATCCTCGAAACCGCAGGAGACCTGTTTCAGCGCCGTGGCTACACTTGCGTTGGAATCAACGAAATAATCGAGACCTCCGGCGTTTCGAAGGCAGGCTTCTACGACAATTTCGCCAGCAAAGAAATTCTCTGCGTAGAATGGTTACAAACGACTCACAAGCGATCCGAGCAGCATCATGCCAACATACTTGCGGAAACGGGTTCCTCAGCACAGAAGGTAGTTGACTACTTTCACGCCCTCGCTGACTTCATGGCCTGTCGTGAATACCGTGGGTGCCCATTCAGCAACACGGCTTCCGTAATCGATGCAAAAAGCCCACGCATTCACGCAGAAATCGAGAGTCACAAGATTTTTATCCGCGAGTTTTTCGTCGATCTGGCAACTGAGATCGTTCCTGAAGGTAATTTTGAAGAGCTCGGCAATCATTTGTTTCTCCTTTACTCGGGTGCGGCAACCGAGGCGCAGAATCTACGGTCAGAATGGCCCATCTCGACCGCTGCCCGTATTGCAAAGGCCTTAACGGAGCACGCCCAACGTCCCAGTGCGGATGAGCAACGAAGGAAAGAGGAGCTTCTTGCTGTCTGAATCTGTTGAATTCAATCAGGCGTGGAATCAGCTACCTACCCAATGAGTTCATGACCAGACTTTTCTCACTTCTTCTTTTCAAGACTGTCGTTGCCGGTCCTCTTCTGGCTTCGACGGAAGCGTCACCGGACTACAGCGTCTATGCAGAGCTCTTGGACCGCTACGTGACGCCCGATGGAGTCCTCTACGACCAGTGGTTCTCGAACCCGAACGACCTGGCCGACCTCGACGATGTGCTCGCAGAGTTTGCCCAGGTTGACTACACTCAACTGGAGCCAAACGAAGCGACCGCTTTTCTCATCAATCTCTACAACGCTGCCATGATTGCCGCCGTCTTCGATCACTACCCGCTAGACTCCGTGAGATCTATTGGGCTCCTTCCGTTTTCCATTTTTCGTCGCGACTTCATCGAGCTCAACGGAGAGAAAGTCAGCCTTGATGAAGTCGAAAAAGGAATCCTTCTCGAGGAATTCGGAGATCCTCGGATCCATTTTGCGGTCAACTGCGCCAGCGAGAGCTGCCCCGCGCTTCGAGGAGAGCCCTTTACCGGTGACGCGCTGGACGCCCAGATGGATGAGCAAACAAGACTCTTCGCAAATGGACCTCATGCCGCAAAGGTGTCGTTGGAGGAAGAGTCCACTGCTTACTCTGAACTCTTCAAGTGGTATGACGCCGACTTTCCCGGCGACGACCCTGCTACCTATCTGAACCAATACCGCGACGATCCTCTTCCAGAGGGATTCTCAGTGGAATGGATTCCCTACGACTGGGCCCTCAACTCGACAAGCTAGCAGAAGAACAAAGCCGCTTCCTTTTACTGATGATCAACCGACCCGACGGAGTCCCTCCCGAAAGTAATTCCTTCGATATTGCTCTTGCTCGTAGTGGTCAGGTCCTTCGTCGATCAAAACCGGAGATCCTCCAACTCAATCTCGGTAAACTCTGCAACCTTACCTGCATTCACTGCCATGTAAGTGCCGGGCCTCGCCGAAAAGAGATTATCTCCTCGGAGACAGTCGACCAGATTCTTGCTTGGTATACCAAACATCCACTACCAGTTATAGATTTGACGGGTGGCGCTCCGGAGATGGCTCCGGAATTTCGTCGCATCGTGCGTCACATCCGGAAGGTAAACCCATCTGCCCGCATCCTTGATCGATGCAACCTTGTGATCGTCAACGAGCCCGGTTTCGAGTGGGTTGGAACCTTTCTCGAGGCGGAAGAGCTCGAGATCGTAGCTTCCATGCCGTGCTACTCTCACGAGAACGTCGACGCGCAACGAGGGAACGGTGTCTTTGATCGAAGCATAGCCGCACTGCAGGAATTGAATCAACGCGGTTTCGGAACCGGTCATTCGCGGAAACGACTCGATCTAGTCTTCAACCCGAATGGAGCAAAACTACCGCCCTCTCAACAAGAACTGGAGGTAGACTACAAAAGGGAGCTCAAGAAACACTTCGACATTACCTTCGACAGCTTGATCACCATAACCAATCTTCCGATCGCCCGTTTCGCCCGTTGGCTCCGAAGGGAAGGTCACTACGAGGACTACATGAAAACTCTTGTGGACGCCTTCAACCCCTCGACGGTGAACCGCCTGATGTGCCGCAACACCATCAGCGTAGGTTGGCGGGGAGAAATCTACGACTGTGACTTCAATCAGATGTTGGACATGCGCCTCGCAGATCGCTCAGGGAATGGACTTTTCCTCTGGGATATTGATCCGACTTCTCTTGAGGGACGGACGATCGCAACTGGCGATCACTGTTTTGGATGCACGGCAGGCAGCGGATCTTCGTGTGGAGGGTCGCTAGTCGAGGATAAAAGCTAACCCGAAAATTGATTTTCTATGACAACCGAGACACTAGACTACCACAACAACACCCAAGACTATTACGGGCGTGTTCTTCAAACCAACAAGGACCTCAAGACTTCGGCCTGTTGTGAGAATGCCTCACCTCCGGCATGGCTGAAACCTCTTTTTCAAAACCTCGATGGCGAAATCATTGAACGCAGCTATGGATGTGGCTCTCCGATTCCAACTGCGCTGGAAGGTCAAACCGTGCTCGACCTCGGATGTGGAACCGGCCGCGACGTTTTTCTTGCCTCTCAGCTTGTCGGACAAAATGGGAAAGTGATTGGAGTCGATTTCACAGACGAACAGCTGGAGGTCGCCCGCCGCCATCGTGATAGCCAAATGGAACGTTTTGGGTTCAAAACTCCCAACGTTGAGTTCTTGCAAGGGCCTCTCGAGGATCTCCACGCACTCCGCATAGCCGATGAATCCATTGACGTCGTGATCTCGAATTGCGTGCTCAATCTCTGCCGTGACAAAGCCGACGTCATCTCGGAAGTATTTCGCGTTTTGAAACCCGGAGGAGAACTCTACTTTTCCGACGTCTTCGCTTCGAGGCGCCTCCCGATCCACCTCGCCAACGATCCCGATTTTCACGGGGAATGCCTCGGCGGCGCTTGGTATTGGGAAGATTTTCGCCGCCTCCTCCTCAAAGAAGGCTGCCCGGATTATCGTGTCGTCTCTCAATCAAAAATTAACCTCGAAGATCCGCGGATGGCTGCCCTCTCCGATGGCATTACCTTCGAGTCCGCTACGGTCCGCTGTTTCAAAATCGCCAGCCTCGAAGATCGCTGTGAAGACTATGGACAAGTCGTCACCTACAAAGGAACGATCCCCCAACACCCCAGAGTTTTCCCTCTGGATCCAGGGCATCTTTTCGAAAAAGGGCGACCGGAGCGGGTATGCGGCAACTCGGCTGCCATGATCGAAGAGACCCGCTTCGCGCGACATTTCTCCACGACTGGAGACCGCTCCCACCACTTCGGCCTCTTCCCCGGGTGTGAACCGGCTGCAACAGAAGAAGGATCCGGCTGCTGCTAGGTCTCCAAAACCCCAAGACGTCCGATTCCAGAGATTCGTGAATCCAATATCCAAATACACCAGATGGCTCCACTCCAAGTGGCCGGCCGGCACAATCGAAAAACTACCCCTGGCAGGCGAAGATGGTGAAACGAACATTTCCGGTATTCGGGTTTCTGGTGATCTTACTGGTATTCCCCTCCTCAAATTCAGTGCCGACACTGGAGCGCGTGCGGTGCGGGCATTCCTCAAAGATTCCGGATTCAAGCCCACGCGGGACTCTTCGGACGAGACACTTGATCTGGCCATAATCGGAGGTGGAGTGTCGGGTATAGCTGCTGCCCGGGAGGCGAGGGAAAACGGGCTTCACTTTACCGTATTCGAAGCCCAGGAAACATTCTCGACCATCCGCAATTTCCCAAAAGGAAAACCGATTTTCACCTATCCCACCGACATGGAGCCGACAGGTGGGATGCACTTTCGGTCGGAAGTAAAGGA
The sequence above is a segment of the Verrucomicrobiota bacterium genome. Coding sequences within it:
- a CDS encoding TonB-dependent receptor; its protein translation is MENTTLTTNRKALTVNLNERLYGTFAEIGAGQEVSRHFFVAGGAAGTIAKSMSAYDMKFSDEIYGKANRYVSRDRLIQMMDHEYQLLDERLKEIRGDKTQFFVYANTVSARNYKGTNECHGWMGMRFQQEPSEAPIDIILHVRMLDNSNMLQQDALGIFGVNMIYGALMLHADADTFIESLKDNLGASRIEVDMIEFNGEGFQDSNNRILSLKLVEAGLTNAVMFAPGNAVLQPSEILHKKSLLVERGSFRPVTKVNIDMLEKAGAQFLQQPKVQDSKVEVAMEITMGNLRAGGHIDYEDFLHRTDIITSLGFSVIVSNYFEFFRLAAYFRRYTENPIGIVLGINTLVQILDEQYYDNLEGGILEAFGRLFKEDVKLFIYPMNGSGFKAYKHQLDADSMEEEVNPLAKEVLITAENLRIADNLTGLYSYLLENDFIEPIRSHAVENMNILSRFVIEKIQKGDETWKDLVPEPVATYIDEHGLWQPEESKTA
- a CDS encoding RidA family protein, with product MSAEDTLLQSGIQLPPAPKPVGSYVPVVQTGDLLFLSGALPLCAEGLTHVGKVGRDFSISEAAQAARQCAMNLVALLRGHLGSLDKVDRAVSLTGFVNGVDDFSDAAAVMNGASDFILEIFGSAGLHTRAAVSVNGLPKGAAVEVTGVFQTSS
- a CDS encoding isochorismate synthase, coding for MKEVPADKFGNRDLEGLLRFLEYVRESALTSGHPAIASISLRVSDQDPLAVLQAIQESNEPHLYLERGSTSVSGAESVVRLDSSGPDRFDEASAFVKRWSEHIVKTGDLDGWFSGPLFFHAFAFNEMNSPAATVFIPRWQVCRTDRECIAVANVLVEESADLLPEAQRILRAHKSVTESSYRGVGAGSLVSVRHVRAEATERFRERVEQALSTIQNTTLEKVVLSRWLDLEAEDDFRPLETLRLLRESYPNCFAFSYSRGSGASWIGATPERLVRLRNGRFDTEAIAGSVARGSSLSEDSELGENLLLSEKDLREHRFVVEEISRSLEGLGLCPEAARNPQLLRLPNVQHLRTPISGQNPEGLSLIDLIGALHPTPAVNGVPHQEAGRLIEELESFSRGLYSGCLGWEKPSDSGESVVALRTARMEGDSARLFAGAGIVEGSSPQKELRETEIKFAAMLSALGVDR
- the argF gene encoding ornithine carbamoyltransferase, with the translated sequence MRHFLKETDFSPAEIPMVFSMAAEFKRLRDGSYPRVLEGQSWGMIFYKNSTRTRISFEVGLHELGAHPVRLDASNTQINRGESIADSARVMGRYLHGLVIRTFGQEIVEEFAEQAGIPVVNALTDYLHPCQIYSDVFTLAEKWGGDGANLDSVAGKKVAFFGDCNSNMANSWLLAGELFGLEVVLSGPAGFGPGERIQKDLEKLSPGKKPSFVQDPFEAVAGADAIYTDVWVSMGDEAEESSRLAAMQPFSVTLDLLSSAKPAALFLHCMPAHPGQEVSQEVLDSENAVLFDQAENRLHVQKAILAQVGDPENRPS
- the ppk1 gene encoding polyphosphate kinase 1, with translation MTTRKRTPAVLPEGVKSPYHGDRPFFNRELSWLAFNQRVLEQATNPEYPLLERVRFIAFVSSNLDEFFEIRVAGLMQKVDSGITRTGLDGLQPKEQLQRIRRLSSRLVRDQYACWNQQLVPDLREENIVFKKVKELNRGENAWIKRYFEESVFPVLTPLGVDPGHPFPQISNKSLNILVCIRSQEAEAEELLAILPVPLILPRIVAIPNKRTRSQTYVFLSDVIGRFASTLFPGFETLSTHAFRITRNSDLYIDEEEVDNLLQTIEEELHKLKKGASVRIEISDTVPDTALDRLLDSINLGHESVFRIDGPINLLRVMEFYDMVDRPDLKFPPFLPSTPPALADAGNIFEAVSREDFLLHHPFESFHPVIEFLRQAGDDPKVYAIKLTLYRTSGDSPIINALIEASNKGKQVTALIELKARFDEANNIQWARRLEEAGVHVVYGLVGLKTHCKCCLVIRREPDNTLKRFVHLGTGNYNPKTARLYTDYSFFTAKDSITEEVADLFNSLTGFAKSPTFKQLLVAPFNLHASVLRFIRQETNNAKAGKAARIIVKVNSLIDQDTIEALYEASAAGVQVDLIVRGICGLIPGVKGLSENIRVRSILGRYLEHSRVYYFQNSGRKARIYIGSADWMPRNFIRRVEAVFPVDRADHRKQILDTLKTHLRDTSQAKQLRPSGTYAKLPASRKSPPFSAQNHFIEQALLRHQQVAEEERPIPPPQTTRPNPLASETVPKA
- a CDS encoding TetR/AcrR family transcriptional regulator, coding for MKKIRDKILETAGDLFQRRGYTCVGINEIIETSGVSKAGFYDNFASKEILCVEWLQTTHKRSEQHHANILAETGSSAQKVVDYFHALADFMACREYRGCPFSNTASVIDAKSPRIHAEIESHKIFIREFFVDLATEIVPEGNFEELGNHLFLLYSGAATEAQNLRSEWPISTAARIAKALTEHAQRPSADEQRRKEELLAV
- a CDS encoding DUF547 domain-containing protein, whose translation is MTRLFSLLLFKTVVAGPLLASTEASPDYSVYAELLDRYVTPDGVLYDQWFSNPNDLADLDDVLAEFAQVDYTQLEPNEATAFLINLYNAAMIAAVFDHYPLDSVRSIGLLPFSIFRRDFIELNGEKVSLDEVEKGILLEEFGDPRIHFAVNCASESCPALRGEPFTGDALDAQMDEQTRLFANGPHAAKVSLEEESTAYSELFKWYDADFPGDDPATYLNQYRDDPLPEGFSVEWIPYDWALNSTS
- the arsS gene encoding arsenosugar biosynthesis radical SAM (seleno)protein ArsS (Some members of this family are selenoproteins.); its protein translation is MDSLRLGPQLDKLAEEQSRFLLLMINRPDGVPPESNSFDIALARSGQVLRRSKPEILQLNLGKLCNLTCIHCHVSAGPRRKEIISSETVDQILAWYTKHPLPVIDLTGGAPEMAPEFRRIVRHIRKVNPSARILDRCNLVIVNEPGFEWVGTFLEAEELEIVASMPCYSHENVDAQRGNGVFDRSIAALQELNQRGFGTGHSRKRLDLVFNPNGAKLPPSQQELEVDYKRELKKHFDITFDSLITITNLPIARFARWLRREGHYEDYMKTLVDAFNPSTVNRLMCRNTISVGWRGEIYDCDFNQMLDMRLADRSGNGLFLWDIDPTSLEGRTIATGDHCFGCTAGSGSSCGGSLVEDKS
- a CDS encoding methyltransferase domain-containing protein, giving the protein MTTETLDYHNNTQDYYGRVLQTNKDLKTSACCENASPPAWLKPLFQNLDGEIIERSYGCGSPIPTALEGQTVLDLGCGTGRDVFLASQLVGQNGKVIGVDFTDEQLEVARRHRDSQMERFGFKTPNVEFLQGPLEDLHALRIADESIDVVISNCVLNLCRDKADVISEVFRVLKPGGELYFSDVFASRRLPIHLANDPDFHGECLGGAWYWEDFRRLLLKEGCPDYRVVSQSKINLEDPRMAALSDGITFESATVRCFKIASLEDRCEDYGQVVTYKGTIPQHPRVFPLDPGHLFEKGRPERVCGNSAAMIEETRFARHFSTTGDRSHHFGLFPGCEPAATEEGSGCC